A portion of the Adhaeribacter radiodurans genome contains these proteins:
- the rplU gene encoding 50S ribosomal protein L21: protein MYAIVDIAGRQTKVEGGKFIYTNKLSGNEGDAVEFANVLLTDDNGTLNVGAPFVENIKVTGKILGHVKGDKVIIFKKKRRKGYKKKNGHRQDYTKVLIESIA from the coding sequence ATGTACGCAATAGTTGATATCGCAGGTCGTCAGACCAAGGTAGAAGGTGGCAAGTTCATCTATACCAACAAGCTTTCCGGCAATGAGGGTGACGCCGTAGAGTTCGCCAATGTATTATTAACCGACGACAACGGCACTCTTAATGTAGGAGCACCGTTTGTGGAAAACATTAAAGTTACCGGTAAAATACTTGGCCATGTTAAAGGAGATAAAGTAATTATCTTCAAGAAAAAACGCCGTAAAGGTTACAAAAAGAAAAACGGTCACCGCCAGGATTATACCAAAGTATTAATCGAGAGCATTGCTTAA
- the rpmA gene encoding 50S ribosomal protein L27: MAHKKGAGSSNNGRESHSKRLGVKIYGGQAIIAGNIIVRQRGTAHHPGLNVGIGKDHTLFALVDGKVEFKKGRKDRSFVSVVPVDAPVAAEVAE, translated from the coding sequence ATGGCACACAAAAAAGGAGCAGGTTCGTCGAACAACGGTCGCGAATCGCATAGCAAACGACTGGGTGTAAAAATTTATGGTGGCCAAGCTATTATAGCTGGTAACATTATCGTGCGTCAGCGCGGTACTGCGCACCACCCTGGTTTAAACGTGGGTATTGGTAAAGACCATACTTTGTTTGCATTAGTTGATGGTAAAGTAGAATTTAAAAAAGGCCGCAAAGACCGTTCTTTTGTATCGGTTGTTCCGGTTGATGCTCCAGTAGCTGCTGAAGTTGCTGAGTAA
- a CDS encoding ribonucleoside-diphosphate reductase small subunit, translated as MEPILQENPNRFVLFPIQNDAIWQMYKKAEASFWTAEEIDLSADNKDWERLNDGERHFISHVLAFFAASDGIVNENLAINFMQEVQMPEARCFYGFQIMMENIHSETYSLLIDTYIKNPEEKDHLFNALETVDCVKKKGEWALKWINSENFTERLIAFAAVEGIFFSGSFCSIFWLKKRGLMPGLTFSNELISRDEGLHCDFACLLYSMLENPLPEERVQTIIRDAVSIEQEFVTDALPVALIGMNAKLMSQYIEFVADRLLVALGCSKIYNATNPFDFMEMISLQGKTNFFEKRVAEYQKSGVMSERTDNAFSLDEDF; from the coding sequence ATGGAGCCTATATTGCAAGAGAACCCGAATAGATTCGTTCTATTCCCAATTCAGAACGACGCCATTTGGCAAATGTACAAGAAAGCCGAAGCCAGTTTCTGGACGGCCGAAGAGATTGACTTATCGGCGGATAATAAAGACTGGGAACGTCTGAATGATGGCGAACGGCACTTTATTTCGCACGTTTTAGCCTTCTTTGCGGCCTCCGATGGTATCGTGAACGAAAACCTGGCTATAAATTTCATGCAGGAAGTGCAAATGCCCGAAGCCCGCTGTTTTTATGGTTTCCAGATTATGATGGAAAACATTCACTCCGAAACTTATTCCCTGCTGATTGACACTTATATAAAGAATCCGGAAGAAAAAGACCACTTATTTAACGCGCTCGAAACCGTAGATTGCGTGAAGAAAAAAGGCGAGTGGGCTTTAAAATGGATTAATTCCGAAAACTTTACCGAGCGTTTAATCGCGTTTGCTGCCGTAGAAGGTATCTTTTTCTCCGGCTCGTTTTGCTCTATCTTCTGGCTCAAAAAGCGTGGCCTGATGCCAGGTTTAACGTTTTCGAATGAGTTGATTTCCCGTGACGAAGGACTCCACTGTGATTTTGCCTGCTTGCTGTACTCGATGTTGGAAAACCCGCTACCCGAAGAACGCGTACAAACCATCATTCGCGACGCGGTTTCTATTGAACAAGAATTTGTAACCGACGCGCTACCCGTAGCCCTGATAGGAATGAACGCCAAACTGATGAGCCAGTACATCGAATTTGTAGCCGACCGGCTGCTGGTGGCGTTGGGCTGTTCTAAAATTTATAATGCCACTAATCCTTTCGATTTCATGGAAATGATTTCGTTACAGGGAAAAACAAACTTCTTCGAAAAACGCGTTGCCGAATACCAGAAATCGGGGGTAATGAGTGAGCGGACGGATAATGCGTTCTCGCTCGACGAAGATTTTTAA
- a CDS encoding ribonucleoside-diphosphate reductase subunit alpha produces MLVIKRDGRRESVKFDKITARIEKLCYGLNMIYVSPIEVAKKVIDGIYDGVTTVELDNLAAEISASLTTKHPDYAILAARIAISNLHKVTAKSFSSTMKRLYTYEDPKTGENASLIAKDVYEIIRKNAALLDSSIIYDRDYNYDYFGYKTLERSYLLRIDGKIVERPQHMLMRVAIGIHKNDIDSALETYTLMSEKWFTHATPTLFNAGSPKPQLSSCFLLTMKEDSIAGIYDTLKNCAMISQSAGGIGLSAHSIRATGSYIKGTNGTSNGLVPMLKVFNDTARYVDQGGGKRKGAFAIYLEPWHADVFEFLELRKNHGKEEMRARDLFYALWIPDLFMKRVESNGDWSLFCPNEAPGLPDCYGKDFERLYEKYEKEGRARKTIKAQELWFAILESQTETGTPYMLFKDHANSKSNQQNLGTIKSSNLCTEIIEYTAPDEIAVCNLASLALPRYVKDENGHKVFDHQKLYEVTYHVTKNLNKVIDINYYPVPEAEKSNMRHRPIGLGIQGLADTFIALRMPFESEEAAQLNKDIFETIYFAAMTASKDLAKKDGPYSTFEGSPISRGIFQFDMWGVTPESKRWDWESLRNEVVEHGVRNSLLVAPMPTASTAQILGNNESFEPYTSNIYVRRVLSGEFMVVNKHLLKDLIGLGIWNDSMKNQIISANGSIQNIPNIPQNIKDLYKTVWEIKQKTIIDLSADRGAYICQSQSLNLHVQNPNFGKLTSMHFHAWKRGLKTGMYYLRTKAAADAIKFTVEKQAAETLEPMNVANQNQSDMACSLDNPDACEACGS; encoded by the coding sequence ATGTTAGTTATAAAAAGAGACGGCCGGCGCGAGTCCGTCAAGTTCGACAAAATTACGGCCCGAATAGAGAAACTCTGCTACGGCCTGAACATGATTTATGTATCGCCGATTGAGGTGGCTAAAAAGGTAATTGATGGCATTTACGATGGTGTAACCACCGTAGAACTCGATAACCTGGCCGCAGAAATTTCGGCATCGCTCACCACCAAGCACCCGGATTATGCCATTCTGGCGGCCCGGATTGCGATCTCAAACTTGCATAAGGTTACAGCTAAGTCGTTCAGCAGCACCATGAAGCGGCTGTATACCTACGAAGACCCTAAAACCGGTGAAAACGCGTCTTTAATTGCGAAAGATGTGTACGAAATTATCCGGAAAAATGCTGCTTTGCTCGACTCCAGCATTATCTACGACCGCGACTACAATTACGATTACTTCGGCTACAAAACCCTGGAGCGTTCGTACTTACTGCGCATCGATGGCAAAATTGTAGAACGTCCGCAGCACATGCTCATGCGGGTAGCTATTGGTATTCACAAAAACGACATTGATTCGGCCTTGGAAACGTACACCCTGATGTCGGAGAAATGGTTTACCCACGCTACGCCTACTTTATTTAATGCCGGTTCACCCAAACCTCAGTTATCGAGCTGCTTCTTGCTTACCATGAAAGAAGACAGCATTGCCGGAATTTACGATACCCTGAAAAACTGCGCCATGATTTCGCAGAGTGCCGGTGGTATTGGTTTAAGCGCGCACAGCATCCGGGCAACGGGCTCTTATATTAAAGGCACCAATGGTACTTCTAATGGTTTAGTACCAATGCTGAAAGTATTTAACGATACGGCCCGTTACGTAGACCAAGGTGGAGGCAAGCGGAAAGGTGCTTTCGCGATTTATCTGGAGCCGTGGCATGCAGATGTATTCGAGTTTTTAGAATTGCGTAAGAACCACGGGAAAGAAGAAATGCGCGCCCGCGATTTGTTCTACGCTCTCTGGATTCCGGATTTGTTTATGAAGCGCGTAGAAAGCAACGGCGACTGGAGCTTGTTCTGCCCGAACGAAGCCCCTGGCCTGCCTGATTGCTACGGCAAAGACTTTGAGCGTTTGTACGAAAAATACGAGAAAGAAGGCCGTGCCCGCAAAACCATTAAAGCACAGGAACTGTGGTTTGCTATTCTGGAAAGCCAAACCGAAACCGGTACGCCGTACATGTTGTTTAAAGACCACGCGAACAGCAAATCGAACCAGCAGAACTTAGGTACTATTAAGTCAAGTAACTTATGTACCGAGATTATTGAGTATACTGCGCCCGACGAAATTGCCGTGTGTAACCTGGCATCTTTAGCCTTGCCGCGCTACGTAAAAGACGAGAACGGCCACAAGGTATTTGACCACCAGAAATTATACGAGGTAACCTACCACGTTACTAAAAACCTGAACAAGGTAATTGATATTAACTATTACCCGGTTCCGGAAGCGGAAAAATCGAACATGCGCCACCGGCCAATTGGCTTGGGTATTCAGGGCTTAGCCGATACGTTTATTGCCTTGCGCATGCCGTTTGAAAGCGAAGAAGCCGCCCAGTTGAACAAAGACATTTTTGAAACCATTTACTTTGCAGCCATGACGGCTTCGAAAGATTTGGCGAAAAAAGATGGTCCGTACTCTACTTTTGAAGGTTCGCCTATTTCCCGCGGTATCTTCCAGTTTGATATGTGGGGCGTTACGCCGGAGTCGAAGCGTTGGGATTGGGAATCTTTACGTAACGAAGTAGTAGAACACGGTGTGCGTAACTCGTTACTGGTAGCGCCAATGCCAACTGCCTCTACCGCGCAGATATTAGGTAATAACGAAAGCTTTGAGCCGTATACTTCTAATATTTACGTACGCCGCGTACTCAGCGGCGAGTTTATGGTGGTGAACAAGCACTTACTGAAAGATTTAATTGGCTTGGGTATCTGGAACGACAGCATGAAGAACCAAATTATCTCGGCCAACGGTTCTATTCAAAATATCCCGAACATTCCGCAGAACATTAAAGACCTGTACAAAACCGTTTGGGAAATTAAGCAGAAAACCATTATTGATTTGAGCGCCGACCGTGGAGCATACATCTGCCAAAGCCAGAGCTTGAACCTGCACGTACAAAACCCGAACTTCGGTAAACTGACTTCGATGCACTTTCACGCCTGGAAACGCGGCCTGAAAACCGGTATGTATTACCTGCGCACCAAAGCCGCCGCCGACGCGATTAAGTTCACGGTAGAAAAACAAGCCGCCGAAACCCTGGAACCGATGAACGTCGCCAACCAGAATCAAAGCGACATGGCCTGCTCCCTGGATAATCCAGACGCATGCGAGGCATGTGGTAGCTAA
- a CDS encoding Hsp20/alpha crystallin family protein, producing MKPTLFNNQITLPWISDPLDYLIDRPIENLPGSSPYLPDNNFRQTPDSYILEVAVPGMSRKQLKLEVENQVLTIRGKKKHKTNSGWFTKKTTYRSTHFYKTYVLPDDADTDSIWAKCTSGLLKITIPKVKSKSTKKIIPVNGTTEPVRNKWQKVRGSLKI from the coding sequence ATGAAGCCGACTTTGTTTAATAATCAAATAACGCTGCCCTGGATTTCCGATCCGCTGGATTATTTAATTGACCGACCAATAGAAAACTTACCGGGAAGTAGCCCTTATTTACCCGATAATAATTTTCGGCAAACCCCAGATAGCTATATTCTGGAAGTTGCGGTTCCGGGCATGAGTCGAAAACAACTTAAATTAGAAGTAGAGAACCAGGTACTTACCATTCGGGGCAAGAAAAAACATAAAACAAATAGCGGGTGGTTTACTAAAAAAACTACTTACCGAAGCACTCACTTTTATAAGACCTATGTACTACCCGATGATGCAGATACCGACAGCATTTGGGCAAAATGCACGAGCGGATTATTAAAAATTACTATTCCTAAAGTAAAAAGTAAAAGCACTAAAAAGATTATTCCGGTAAATGGTACAACTGAACCGGTCCGAAATAAATGGCAAAAAGTAAGGGGTTCGTTAAAGATTTAG
- a CDS encoding P-loop NTPase fold protein produces MYLDIPINSQSVLFKQHLDNFRNERIIFSGIFGIGKSYFLEKYFDAEREDYVAINLKPINYSISNNEDIFRLIKYDILYELIFTHDLQLVVESVDRSTAYGVLLEDKAPDLLESFLPLIPLLNKEAPDLSPLSVFIKKLLPNFSEIEKIRKDVNLNFRLEEFVKEIDKNFLFESDFITSFIEKSLDTLSNKDNKKSKLKVLIIDDLDRIDPEHTFRLFNIFSAHLDYHKSTVNKFGFDKVIFVCDIDNIRNLFTTRYGANVDFTGYIDKFFSTEIYYFNNDEEIATATNRILESIDFGKYKEFFKEHLFKYDDDDSLLFFLLKECILSGSLNIRRIKSAYGNKFNFSEKELKLRNPKHIYNIHVPVTIAFEILVWLFGSIESLDKALQRLIRFGKSRNVNYSGSEVSEETLAGHFITLLDHQNHKFIIHTNINVESPTLQYKLAFNAHEVIKYNLIKYGDRRNQYYATIISDNEESRIDPNIYLYEIIYQSFQLLREINYLK; encoded by the coding sequence ATGTATTTAGATATTCCAATAAACAGCCAATCTGTACTATTTAAACAGCATTTAGATAATTTTAGAAATGAGAGAATCATCTTTTCTGGAATTTTTGGTATAGGAAAAAGTTATTTTTTAGAAAAATATTTTGATGCTGAGAGAGAAGATTATGTAGCTATTAATTTAAAACCTATCAATTATTCTATTTCAAATAATGAAGATATTTTCAGATTGATAAAATACGACATTTTATATGAGTTAATATTTACTCACGATTTACAGTTAGTTGTTGAAAGTGTTGATAGAAGTACTGCTTATGGAGTTTTACTTGAAGATAAAGCCCCAGATTTGCTGGAATCTTTTCTTCCATTGATTCCTCTTTTAAATAAAGAAGCACCAGATTTATCCCCACTTTCAGTATTTATCAAGAAACTGTTGCCAAATTTTAGTGAAATCGAAAAAATACGGAAAGACGTAAACTTAAATTTTAGATTAGAAGAATTTGTAAAAGAAATTGATAAGAATTTCTTATTTGAATCAGATTTTATCACTTCATTTATTGAGAAAAGCTTAGATACCCTATCTAATAAAGATAATAAAAAATCTAAACTTAAGGTTTTAATAATTGATGATTTAGATAGGATTGACCCAGAGCATACATTTAGACTATTTAATATATTTAGTGCTCATTTAGATTATCATAAGTCTACGGTAAATAAGTTTGGATTTGATAAGGTAATTTTTGTTTGTGATATTGACAATATTAGAAACTTATTTACTACTCGTTATGGTGCTAATGTTGACTTTACAGGTTATATAGATAAGTTTTTTAGTACAGAAATTTACTATTTTAATAATGATGAAGAAATTGCTACAGCTACAAATAGAATTTTAGAGAGCATAGATTTCGGGAAGTATAAAGAGTTTTTTAAAGAGCACTTATTTAAATATGATGACGATGATAGTCTGCTATTTTTTTTATTAAAAGAGTGTATACTAAGTGGTTCGCTTAATATTCGAAGAATAAAGTCAGCTTATGGTAATAAGTTTAATTTTTCTGAAAAAGAGTTGAAATTAAGAAATCCTAAACATATATATAACATCCATGTGCCAGTCACTATTGCTTTCGAAATTTTAGTTTGGCTATTTGGAAGTATTGAATCATTAGATAAGGCATTACAAAGATTAATTCGTTTTGGTAAAAGTAGAAATGTAAATTATTCAGGCTCAGAAGTTTCTGAAGAAACCTTAGCAGGTCATTTTATAACTTTATTAGATCATCAAAATCATAAATTCATAATACATACTAATATAAATGTTGAATCACCAACTTTACAATATAAATTAGCATTTAATGCTCATGAAGTTATAAAATATAACCTTATAAAGTATGGCGATAGAAGGAATCAATACTATGCAACGATAATTTCAGATAATGAAGAAAGTAGAATAGATCCTAATATTTATTTGTATGAAATTATCTATCAATCTTTTCAATTATTAAGAGAAATTAATTATTTAAAATGA
- a CDS encoding YwbE family protein, producing MNGTNRADIYPGLEVAIILKKDQRSGKRTQGIVKDILTSSAFHSRGIKVRLEDGQIGRVVEITEE from the coding sequence ATGAACGGAACCAATCGAGCCGATATTTACCCAGGTCTGGAAGTAGCTATAATTCTCAAGAAAGATCAACGTAGTGGCAAACGCACCCAAGGTATTGTAAAAGATATTCTTACCAGTTCTGCTTTCCACTCGCGGGGCATAAAAGTTAGGCTCGAAGATGGACAGATTGGGCGGGTAGTAGAAATAACAGAAGAATAA
- a CDS encoding REP-associated tyrosine transposase, producing MSRAYKTYEGGLFFVTLTVVGWIDVFTRSEYCDTLVQNLKYCQEKKGLQLYAYCIMSSHVHLIAAAETGTLSDILQDFKSYTAKQLLQQIQDNPQESRKDWLLFLFRHFARKNNHNIEFQFWQHHNHPIDLVNNKLVEQKVNYIHQNPVIAGLVNEPQAFTFSSANPLSPLTVLPV from the coding sequence ATGTCGCGGGCTTATAAAACGTACGAAGGCGGGTTGTTTTTTGTAACGCTTACCGTAGTGGGCTGGATAGATGTGTTTACCCGAAGCGAGTACTGCGATACGTTGGTGCAGAATTTAAAATACTGTCAGGAAAAGAAAGGCTTGCAGCTCTATGCTTATTGCATCATGAGCAGCCATGTGCATTTAATCGCTGCTGCCGAAACGGGTACGCTTAGTGATATTCTGCAGGATTTTAAAAGTTATACCGCTAAACAATTGCTCCAGCAAATCCAAGATAATCCGCAGGAAAGCCGCAAAGATTGGCTGCTCTTTTTATTCCGGCATTTTGCCCGCAAAAACAACCACAACATCGAGTTTCAGTTTTGGCAACACCACAACCACCCAATAGATTTAGTAAATAATAAGCTGGTCGAGCAAAAAGTAAATTATATTCACCAGAATCCAGTAATAGCAGGATTGGTGAATGAACCACAAGCTTTTACTTTCAGCAGCGCTAATCCCTTAAGTCCATTAACAGTGCTTCCGGTGTAA
- a CDS encoding DUF983 domain-containing protein, translating into MKNQKPSWLYSVITAKCPRCREASMFPPGTLYSKRFADMYPQCPCCGQSFEPEPGYYYGAMYVSFGFSTGIFLVVLFVLSLLVKEVTLGMVMVTIGVIVIGLLPIMFRLSRAVWINIFIRYEGPCSQIVKK; encoded by the coding sequence ATGAAGAATCAGAAGCCATCGTGGTTATACAGTGTCATTACAGCTAAATGCCCCCGCTGCCGGGAAGCCAGTATGTTTCCGCCGGGTACTTTGTATAGTAAGCGCTTTGCAGATATGTACCCGCAATGCCCGTGTTGCGGCCAAAGCTTTGAGCCAGAACCCGGCTATTACTACGGTGCCATGTACGTGAGTTTCGGCTTTAGCACCGGCATATTTTTAGTTGTTTTGTTTGTGTTAAGCTTACTGGTAAAAGAAGTAACCTTAGGAATGGTAATGGTTACGATTGGCGTTATTGTGATAGGTTTGTTGCCCATCATGTTCCGGTTATCTCGCGCGGTATGGATTAATATATTTATCCGCTACGAGGGTCCTTGCAGCCAAATTGTGAAAAAGTAA
- a CDS encoding outer membrane beta-barrel protein yields the protein MKKELLFLFCFFLFQITGFSQKLYIKAGAGYNFNPGKNIVSTNVTVQGTNTLSENVEGSYGAGVTKAISVGYMFTPNFGIEVGGSHGVSNKYDFFYAENNYQKVREDSKTYARSTTFNAALVLTTNLAPIKPYLKAGIVAGKPKMFVDSKLMTNDHKFEFAYESSGKTTYGFGSGVGFTYPFSSKWMLFTEGTFTSLSFSPDKSEMTKYYQDGINFLGRVPLYNRETVYKNAVAIDTDPYADKQSKPREQLRSYSPFNAIGVQLGLQFNLY from the coding sequence ATGAAAAAAGAATTACTGTTTTTATTTTGCTTCTTTCTATTTCAAATTACCGGCTTTTCTCAAAAGTTATACATAAAAGCGGGTGCCGGCTATAACTTTAACCCTGGAAAAAATATTGTTAGTACCAATGTAACGGTTCAAGGTACCAATACTCTATCCGAAAATGTAGAAGGTTCTTACGGTGCTGGTGTTACCAAAGCCATAAGCGTGGGTTACATGTTTACCCCTAATTTTGGAATTGAAGTGGGTGGCTCGCATGGGGTAAGCAATAAGTATGATTTCTTTTATGCTGAAAATAATTACCAGAAAGTTCGGGAAGACTCAAAAACGTATGCGCGTTCTACCACCTTTAACGCTGCTTTGGTATTAACAACAAATCTTGCTCCTATTAAGCCCTATTTAAAAGCCGGAATAGTAGCTGGTAAGCCTAAAATGTTTGTGGATAGCAAATTAATGACGAATGATCATAAGTTTGAATTTGCCTACGAATCAAGTGGTAAGACTACGTATGGCTTTGGGAGTGGAGTAGGGTTTACTTATCCCTTTTCTTCTAAATGGATGCTCTTCACCGAAGGTACTTTTACCTCGCTTTCTTTTTCTCCTGATAAAAGCGAAATGACCAAATATTACCAGGACGGAATTAACTTTTTAGGGCGGGTGCCCTTATATAACAGAGAAACAGTTTATAAAAACGCTGTTGCAATTGATACCGACCCCTATGCCGATAAACAAAGTAAACCAAGAGAGCAATTAAGAAGCTATTCTCCTTTCAACGCTATTGGGGTGCAATTGGGCTTACAGTTTAATCTGTATTAA
- a CDS encoding Hsp20/alpha crystallin family protein, translating to MKNDRSLFPAIPSFFDDMLTRDWFNWPVSQHSNNWSVPAVNVKETNDSFELEVAAPGMNKQDFKVELDNNLLVVSAQKGNNYEEQDEKGNFARREFNYQSFSRSFNLPERLVKGEEISARYQDGILHISVPKTDEAKVKPAKQIEIH from the coding sequence ATGAAAAATGATCGAAGTTTATTTCCAGCCATCCCTTCTTTTTTTGATGACATGCTAACAAGGGATTGGTTTAACTGGCCGGTAAGCCAACATTCTAATAACTGGTCTGTTCCGGCTGTTAACGTAAAAGAAACCAACGATTCTTTTGAGCTGGAAGTAGCTGCCCCTGGCATGAACAAGCAAGATTTTAAAGTAGAGTTAGATAACAACTTGCTGGTGGTTTCGGCGCAGAAAGGAAATAACTACGAAGAACAAGACGAAAAAGGCAACTTTGCTCGTCGCGAATTTAATTATCAATCTTTCTCCCGCTCTTTCAACTTGCCCGAAAGACTAGTGAAAGGCGAAGAAATTTCAGCCAGATATCAGGATGGTATCTTGCATATTTCTGTTCCTAAAACAGATGAAGCCAAGGTGAAACCGGCTAAACAAATTGAAATTCACTAA